The Chryseolinea soli nucleotide sequence CCTCTCCCGATCCCCGCGACGAACATTTTCATCCTCCACAAATAGAATATTGCGCTGCAAGCCTTTCAACTTTGTGCGCTGCACGGCCGACTTGGGGAATAATTTTTTGAAAACATCTTCTGTGATCTCGCGCCAATCCTGACGCGTCATGTTTTCCAGTTCGGGTGGCGGATTGAAGCGCTGCTCCTGGTGAGGTTTGGCAAAGCTGTTCCAGGGGCAAACTTCCTGGCAGATGTCGCAGCCGAAGATCCAGTTGTCGAACTTTCCTTTCACAGACGCCGGGATCTCCTCTTTCAACTCGATGGTGAAATAGGAAATGCATTTGCTGCCGTCCACCACATAGGGCTCGCTGATGGCGTCGGTGGGGCAGGCGTCCATGCAGGCGGTGCAGGTGCCGCAGTAGTCTTTCATGCCTTCGTCGTGGTCGAGCTCCAGGTCGATGATCAACTCGGCGAGGAAAAAGAAGCTGCCCTGGCTGCGGTTCAGGAGAAGGCTGTTCTTGCCGATCCAACCCAACCCACTCCGTTTGGCCCAGGCGCGTTCCATCACCGGCGCCGAGTCCACAAAAGCACGGCCGTG carries:
- the queG gene encoding tRNA epoxyqueuosine(34) reductase QueG, which codes for MTAHHTAFVKATAASLGFSFCGISKAEFLKDEAPRLEEWLKRGYQGKMGYLENHFDKRLDPTLLVPGAKSVVSLIYNYAPQKPLEGKSDLKIARYAYGEDYHTVVKDKLKIFLDKIQEEIGEVHGRAFVDSAPVMERAWAKRSGLGWIGKNSLLLNRSQGSFFFLAELIIDLELDHDEGMKDYCGTCTACMDACPTDAISEPYVVDGSKCISYFTIELKEEIPASVKGKFDNWIFGCDICQEVCPWNSFAKPHQEQRFNPPPELENMTRQDWREITEDVFKKLFPKSAVQRTKLKGLQRNILFVEDENVRRGDRERE